One Lutra lutra chromosome 7, mLutLut1.2, whole genome shotgun sequence DNA window includes the following coding sequences:
- the CHAC1 gene encoding glutathione-specific gamma-glutamylcyclotransferase 1, whose product MKQESTAQNTPPASPPLSPAPSPPAQHPRDDGDPQALWIFGYGSLVWRPDFAYSDSRVGFVRGYSRRFWQGDTFHRGSDKMPGRVVTLLEDHEGCTWGVAYQVRGEQVSEALKYLNVREAVLGGYDTKEVTFYPQDTPDQPLKALAYVATPQNPGYLGPAPEEAIATQILACRGFSGHNLEYLLRLADFMQLCGPQAQDEHLAAIVDAVGTMLPCFCPTEQALALV is encoded by the exons ATGAAGCAGGAGTCCACAGCCCAGAACACCCCGCCCGCCTCGCCGCCCCTCTCACCAGCCCCCTCGCCACCCGCGCAGCATCCCCGGGATGACGGCGACCCCCAAGCACTGTGGATTTTCGGGTACGGCTCCCTGGTGTGGAGGCCCGACTTCGCCTACAGCGACAGCCGTGTGGGCTTCGTGCGTGGCTACAGCCGCCGCTTCTGGCAGGGAGACACCTTCCATCGGGGCAGTGACAAGATG cCTGGCCGTGTGGTGACCCTCCTTGAAGATCATGAG GGCTGTACTTGGGGTGTGGCATACCAGGTTCGAGGTGAGCAGGTGAGCGAGGCGCTGAAGTACCTGAACGTGCGGGAAGCAGTGCTTGGCGGCTATGATACCAAGGAAGTCACCTTCTACCCCCAAGATACCCCTGACCAACCACTCAAGGCATTGGCTTACGTGGCCACCCCCCAGAATCCTGGTTACCTGGGTCCTGCCCCTGAGGAGGCCATTGCAACACAGATCCTGGCCTGCCGCGGCTTCTCGGGCCACAACCTCGAGTACTTGTTGCGCCTGGCGGACTTCATGCAGCTCTGTGGGCCCCAGGCACAGGATGAGCACCTGGCTGCCATCGTGGACGCTGTGGGCACCATGCTGCCCTGCTTCTGCCCCACCGAGCAGGCTTTGGCACTGGTCTGA